The genomic region AATAGCACTCTTGCCGTTTTCATGGGCTTGGCGCTTCCCAGTTCCGACGCGACAGGCGACCGTTCCGGTACACCCCCATCATCGTACAGTTCTTCCGGTCGTTTCAAGACGGGTCCTCCCAGTCTAGATAAGGAGATTATCCCTTACGGGACTGTGTGCAGAAACTAGGCCTGCCCCTAGTTCTTTCGGGAACCTGGGGAATTTCCGAGTGCCGTGCCACTGTTCCCCGGGAGTACGGTGGAAAATATGGACAGAATGACATCACGGCGGCGCCGCGGGGGACTGTACCTGGAGTCTACTGAAGCGGAACAACTGGGGGTTCTCCCCGGTGAAGAACGACGGGTAAAGGACGTCATGGATCGGCATCTCGCGGTCATCCCCCCAGCATCGGACCTGGCGCAGGCTACGGAGGTCATGCAACAGCGGCAGGTCACGTCTTTGATCGTTGGAGAAGAATCGGCACCGATGGGTCTGCTGACCGACCGCGACCTGGCGATGCAGCTCACACGCGCGGAGCCACAGCGGGCCCGGACAGTCGGAGAAGTGATCGCGGGACGACAGACCCTCGTCTGTCATGAGGACGACATCCTGGGGGATGCATTATCCGCGATGAAGGACCGGCAACTATCTTCGCTGCCCGTCGTGAACGGGCGCGGCATCGTGGTCGGCATGCTCTCGCCGCTCGAAGTCGCTTCCGCCGCCGTGCCGACGGTCACTCCGGCATGGACCGAGGGAATGCGCCAACCGGAAACCATGAGCGATCAGCGGGGGCAACGGAAAGGAGGAGACGATGAAGGACGGACAGTTCACCCTGGACATTAAATCGATTCGAGAACGGGCGCGTAAACACATCGGGGACGGCGCGGTGACGGCGGGCTACAAGGCCAAGGCGCCCGTCGTGCTCAATCTTCTCAATGACGCCCTGGCGACCGAGGTCGTCTGCGTGCTGCGCTACAAGCGGCACTATTTTATGGCGCAAGGGCTGAGATCGGAGAGCGTCAAGACCGAATTCCTGGAGCATGCCAAGGAAGAGCAGGCGCATGCGGATGCCCTCGCCGAGCGGATCGTGCAATTGGGCGGAGAGCCGAATTTTTCGCCCGATGGCCTATTGAGCCGCAGCCATTCGGAATATGCCGAAGGTCATTCCTTGGAGGATATGATCAGCGAGGATCTCGTCGCCGAGCGGATTGCCATCGACAGCTATCGGCAGATGATCGAGTACATCGGTGCGGACGATCCGACGACGCGGCGATTGCTTGAGGAGATTACGGCCAAGGAAGAAGAGCATGCCGAGGATCTCGCCAGTCTGTTGAACAAGTCTTGAACCGCCGTGTCGGTTGCGATTCCACGGGCTGAATTCAGGATTTCGATTCCGGATGCGATGTGCGCGAGCTGCGCATCCCTTGGCGAGGTGCGTCGCGCTCTTCGCTCCGCCGCCAGCGCGGCTATTCGTACACAGGACCGAGGAG from Nitrospira japonica harbors:
- a CDS encoding CBS domain-containing protein — encoded protein: MDRMTSRRRRGGLYLESTEAEQLGVLPGEERRVKDVMDRHLAVIPPASDLAQATEVMQQRQVTSLIVGEESAPMGLLTDRDLAMQLTRAEPQRARTVGEVIAGRQTLVCHEDDILGDALSAMKDRQLSSLPVVNGRGIVVGMLSPLEVASAAVPTVTPAWTEGMRQPETMSDQRGQRKGGDDEGRTVHPGH
- a CDS encoding ferritin-like domain-containing protein — translated: MKDGQFTLDIKSIRERARKHIGDGAVTAGYKAKAPVVLNLLNDALATEVVCVLRYKRHYFMAQGLRSESVKTEFLEHAKEEQAHADALAERIVQLGGEPNFSPDGLLSRSHSEYAEGHSLEDMISEDLVAERIAIDSYRQMIEYIGADDPTTRRLLEEITAKEEEHAEDLASLLNKS